Proteins encoded in a region of the Takifugu flavidus isolate HTHZ2018 chromosome 8, ASM371156v2, whole genome shotgun sequence genome:
- the slmapb gene encoding sarcolemma associated protein b isoform X2 yields MDEKELNDPLNNVPLIKDDLTKSNTGSSSDSEKVIQRLNDELQEAQELAKIEKHKCRELQGILEEERKEKKQQADEAAKQIKNLQGQLQHLQDEMGVLREQAGVVSSSQKELQGARDETKALKRALESAASERDHDVAAVQAKLSTVLKDADKWREMAGKYEREIDNLQRDLQQQSKQWQKTAEIQASELQSMQVECNDLQKECAVLRSEKQDAVGKHQKERSSLQSECASLRAEKEDLLKTQQKEKANLQSECAALRSENEALLQKQKQLEKDLSSLHSQNSELSGNVKALEISQQELEKRLEALQLQHQQDSTNMQAQLEDADSRSKILQREYEETKTELSDLKEKYEQAEQEKRSLTEELDDCKANMKEYEEKGTKKPWMFWGPVVAVALTAVTAAALFRT; encoded by the exons ATGACCTGACCAAGTCAAACACAGGGTCCTCCAGTGACTCTGAAAAAGTGATCCAGCGCTTGAATGATGAACTTCAAGAGGCCCAGGAGTTAGCTAAAATTGAGAAGCACAAATGCAGGGAGCTGCAAG GTAttctggaggaagagaggaaagagaagaaacaacAAGCTGATGAAGCTGCCAAGCAGATCAAAAATCTCCAAG GccagctgcagcacctccaAGACGAGATGGGTGTTCTCAGAGAGCAGGCAGGTGTCGTCTCCAGTTcacagaaggagctgcagggtgCACGTGATGAGACGAAGGCGCTGAAACGCGCCCTGGAGTCAGCAGCTTCTGAGCGCGACCACGACGTGGCGGCCGTCCAGGCCAAGCTGTCCACGGTGCTGAAAGACGCAGACAAATGGCGCGAGATGGCCGGCAAGTACGAACGTGAGATCGACAACCTGCAGCGTGACCTTCAACAACAGAGCAAACAGTGGCAGAAAACTGCAGAAATCCAAG CCAGCGAGCTGCAGTCCATGCAAGTGGAGTGTAACGACCTTCAGAAGGAGTGCGCTGTGCTGCGGTCTGAAAAACAAGACGCAGTCGGTAAACATCAGAAGGAAAGGAGCAGTCTGCAAAGCGAGTGTGCCTCCCTCCGGGCGGAGAAGGAGGACCtcctgaaaacacagcagaaagagaaGGCTAACCTCCAAAGCGAGTGCGCAGCACTGCGCTCTGAGAACGAGGCAttgctgcagaaacagaagcagctggagaaggacCTCAGCAG TTTGCATTCCCAGAACTCAGAGTTGAGTGGAAATGTCAAAGCCCTGGAGATatcccagcaggagctggagaagaggctGGAGGccctgcagcttcagcaccagCAGGACAGCACAAACATGCAAGCACAACTGGAGGATGCTGACAGCCGCAGCAAGATTCTGCAGAGAGAG TACGAGGAAACGAAAACAGAGCTGTCAGACCTGAAGGAGAAATACGAGCAGGCCGAGCAGGAAAAACGGTCGCTCACAGAAGAACTGGATGACTGCAAAGCCAACATGAAGGAATATGAAGAGAAGGGGACAAAG aAGCCATGGATGTTCTGGGGGCCAGTTGTTGCTGTGGCTTTAACAGCTGTGACTGCTGCTGCACTCTTCAGGACCTga
- the slmapb gene encoding sarcolemma associated protein b isoform X1: protein MDEKELNDPLNNVPLIKDDLTKSNTGSSSDSEKVIQRLNDELQEAQELAKIEKHKCRELQGILEEERKEKKQQADEAAKQIKNLQGQLQHLQDEMGVLREQAGVVSSSQKELQGARDETKALKRALESAASERDHDVAAVQAKLSTVLKDADKWREMAGKYEREIDNLQRDLQQQSKQWQKTAEIQASELQSMQVECNDLQKECAVLRSEKQDAVGKHQKERSSLQSECASLRAEKEDLLKTQQKEKANLQSECAALRSENEALLQKQKQLEKDLSSLHSQNSELSGNVKALEISQQELEKRLEALQLQHQQDSTNMQAQLEDADSRSKILQREYEETKTELSDLKEKYEQAEQEKRSLTEELDDCKANMKEYEEKGTKTSLLLPVQAIVIGLILALLYWCFGALW from the exons ATGACCTGACCAAGTCAAACACAGGGTCCTCCAGTGACTCTGAAAAAGTGATCCAGCGCTTGAATGATGAACTTCAAGAGGCCCAGGAGTTAGCTAAAATTGAGAAGCACAAATGCAGGGAGCTGCAAG GTAttctggaggaagagaggaaagagaagaaacaacAAGCTGATGAAGCTGCCAAGCAGATCAAAAATCTCCAAG GccagctgcagcacctccaAGACGAGATGGGTGTTCTCAGAGAGCAGGCAGGTGTCGTCTCCAGTTcacagaaggagctgcagggtgCACGTGATGAGACGAAGGCGCTGAAACGCGCCCTGGAGTCAGCAGCTTCTGAGCGCGACCACGACGTGGCGGCCGTCCAGGCCAAGCTGTCCACGGTGCTGAAAGACGCAGACAAATGGCGCGAGATGGCCGGCAAGTACGAACGTGAGATCGACAACCTGCAGCGTGACCTTCAACAACAGAGCAAACAGTGGCAGAAAACTGCAGAAATCCAAG CCAGCGAGCTGCAGTCCATGCAAGTGGAGTGTAACGACCTTCAGAAGGAGTGCGCTGTGCTGCGGTCTGAAAAACAAGACGCAGTCGGTAAACATCAGAAGGAAAGGAGCAGTCTGCAAAGCGAGTGTGCCTCCCTCCGGGCGGAGAAGGAGGACCtcctgaaaacacagcagaaagagaaGGCTAACCTCCAAAGCGAGTGCGCAGCACTGCGCTCTGAGAACGAGGCAttgctgcagaaacagaagcagctggagaaggacCTCAGCAG TTTGCATTCCCAGAACTCAGAGTTGAGTGGAAATGTCAAAGCCCTGGAGATatcccagcaggagctggagaagaggctGGAGGccctgcagcttcagcaccagCAGGACAGCACAAACATGCAAGCACAACTGGAGGATGCTGACAGCCGCAGCAAGATTCTGCAGAGAGAG TACGAGGAAACGAAAACAGAGCTGTCAGACCTGAAGGAGAAATACGAGCAGGCCGAGCAGGAAAAACGGTCGCTCACAGAAGAACTGGATGACTGCAAAGCCAACATGAAGGAATATGAAGAGAAGGGGACAAAG ACGTCCCTATTGCTGCCTGTTCAAGCCATAGTCATCGGCCTTATCCTGGCTTTGCTGTATTGGTGCTTCGGCGCATTGTGGTAG
- the abhd6b gene encoding monoacylglycerol lipase ABHD6b, with product MAADLDVLNLFVIAGATLAVPILAFVASVLLWPSALVKVYYWYWRRTLGLQVRFADCGGYRFCYASRGKTGTRPSILMLHGFSAHKDTWLTVVKYLPKHLHIVCVDMPGHEGTTRTNAEDYSIEGQVRRIHQFVENVHLNRKPFHLVGTSMGGNVAGVYAACYPDNICSMTLICPDGIRHPHETKFDNHLQDLKHSDYTLNIPLIPTTVEEMEDMFRLCSHVRFKIPQQILQGLVDVRQPHNTFYHEVFMEIVEEKSRYALQEHLHLITAPLQVIWGKQDQVVDVSGAMVIKEVLPKCRVDILENCGHSVVMERPRRTAKLILEFIILQQDARGGTKKSC from the exons ATGGCAGCTGATCTGGATGTCCTGAACTTGTTCGTCATCGCCGGGGCAACGCTGGCGGTCCCCATCTTAGCCTTTGTTGCATCTGTGCTGCTCTGGCCGTCTGCACTTGTTAAGGTTTACTACTG GTACTGGAGGAGGACTCTGGGCCTGCAGGTGCGCTTCGCAGACTGTGGGGGCTATCGCTTCTGTTACGCCTCCAGGGGAAAGACGGGGACCAGGCCGTCCATTTTGATGCTCCACGGCTTCTCTGCTCACAAAGACACGTGGCTTACTGTGGTCAAG TACCTCCCAAAGCATCTGCACATCGTGTGCGTGGACATGCCCGGTCATGAAGGGACGACGCGCACCAACGCCGAGGACTATTCCATCGAGGGGCAGGTTAGAAGGATTCACCAG TTTGTGGAAAATGTTCATCTGAACAGGAAACCTTTTCACCTGGTCGGAACCTCCATGGGCGGGAACGTGGCTGGAGTCTATGCTGCTTGTTACCCCGACAACATCTGTAGCATGACGCTGATCTGCCCAGATg GTATAAGACACCCGCATGAGACCAAGTTTGACAATCATCTCCAGGACTTGAAGCACAGCGATTACACATTAAACATCCCACTCATCCCGACAACGGTTGAGGAGATGGAGGACATGTTCAGACTTTGTTCTCACGTTCGCTTTAAAATTCCTCAGCAA ATTCTTCAAGGACTGGTTGATGTCCGCCAGCCTCACAACACATTTTACCATGAAG TTTTTATGGAAATTGTTGAAGAGAAATCAAGATATGCCTTACAGGAGCACTTACATCTGATTACCGCCCCTTTACAAGTGATATGGGGCAAACAAGACCAG GTGGTCGATGTCTCCGGAGCCATGGTCATTAAAGAGGTGTTGCCCAAATGCCGAGTGGACATTCTGGAAAACTGCGGACACTCTGTGGTGATGGAGAGGCCTCGCCGGACAGCCAAACTCATCCTGGAGTTCATCATCTTGCAGCAAGACGCCAGGGGTGGCACCAAGAAGTCCTGCTAG
- the kctd6b gene encoding BTB/POZ domain-containing protein KCTD6: MDNGDWGHRMTTPVTLNVGGHLYTTSLSTLQRYPDSMLGAMFRGDFPTTRDSQGNYFIDRDGTLFRYVLNFLRTSELTLPVDFTETDLLRKEADFYQIEPLIQCLNDPKPLYPPDIFEQVVEVSSTRKLSKYSNPVAVIITQLTITTKVHGLLEGISNNFTKWNKHMMDTRDCQVSFTFGPCDYHQEVSLRVHLLEYIMKQGFTIRNTRVHHMSERANENTVEHHWTLCRPAHKVED; encoded by the exons ATGGATAATGGAGACTGGGGACATAGG ATGACTACCCCTGTCACCTTGAACGTGGGAGGCCATCTGTACACCACGAGCTTATCCACCCTGCAGCGTTACCCAGACTCCATGCTTGGTGCCATGTTCCGGGGAGATTTCCCAACCACCCGTGATTCCCAGGGGAATTATTTCATCGATCGAGACGGAACCCTTTTCCGCTACGTCCTCAACTTCTTGCGGACTTCCGAGCTCACCCTGCCCGTGGACTTCACGGAGACGGACCTCTTGAGGAAAGAGGCAGACTTCTACCAGATCGAACCCCTGATCCAGTGCCTTAATGACCCCAAGCCGCTGTACCCACCTGACATCTTTGAGCAGGTCGTGGAGGTCTCCAGCACCCGTAAATTGTCCAAATATTCCAACCCCGTGGCCGTCATCATCACGCAGTTAACAATCACCACAAAGGTTCACGGGCTTTTGGAGGGCATTTCTAACAACTTCACAAAGTGGAACAAACACATGATGGACACCAGAGACTGCCAGGTGTCGTTCACCTTCGGACCGTGCGACTACCATCAGGAGGTGTCTCTGCGGGTCCACCTTCTGGAATATATCATGAAACAAGGTTTCACCATCCGTAACACTCGCGTGCATCACATGAGCGAACGTGCGAACGAGAACACGGTGGAGCATCACTGGACTCTCTGCAGACCAGCTCACAAAGTGGAGGATTGA